The Carettochelys insculpta isolate YL-2023 chromosome 18, ASM3395843v1, whole genome shotgun sequence genome window below encodes:
- the LOC142022658 gene encoding testis-specific serine/threonine-protein kinase 1-like codes for MDDAAVLKRKGYIMGSNLGESSFAKVKCAYSERLKFHVAVKITDRKRVPPEFLEKFLPRELEILATVSHCSIIKIYEIFETSGKVYIVMELGVRGDLLEFIKRNRGLPEEVARKMFRQLCCAVKYCHDLDVVHRDLKCDNILLDKDMNVKLSDFGFSKRCFRDENGKIILSQTFCGSAAYAAPEVIEGIPYQPKVYDIWSLGVILYVMVSGYMPYDDSNVKRMLRFQKEHRVIFPESLTHECKDLIFRMLQPDVSHRLRIEDVLNHAWVQGKRQKPFTMLE; via the coding sequence ATGGATGACGCTGCCGTCCTTAAGAGGAAAGGCTACATTATGGGGAGCAATTTAGGAGAGAGCTCTTTTGCAAAAGTGAAATGTGCCTATTCCGAGCGCCTGAAATTCCACGTAGCAGTGAAGATTACAGACAGGAAAAGAGTTCCTCCCGAGTTCTTGGAAAAATTTCTCCCCAGGGAATTAGAGATATTGGCAACAGTGAGCCACTGTTCTATCATCAAAATCTATGAGATCTTTGAGACATCTGGCAAGGTCTACATAGTCATGGAGCTGGGCGTACGAGGAGACTTACTGGAGTTCATCAAGAGAAACAGAGGCCTGCCAGAAGAAGTAGCACGCAAGATGTTTCGCCAGCTCTGTTGTGCCGTCAAATACTGCCACGATTTGGATGTTGTCCACAGGGACCTGAAATGTGACAATATCCTCCTGGATAAAGACATGAACGTCAAACTGTCTGACTTCGGCTTTTCCAAACGGTGCTTCCGGGATGAGAATGGGAAAATTATTCTCAGCCAAACCTTCTGTGGTTCTGCTGCGTATGCCGCTCCTGAAGTGATAGAAGGTATTCCTTATCAGCCCAAAGTTTATGACATATGGAGTCTGGGTGTCATTCTGTACGTGATGGTCAGTGGCTACATGCCATATGACGATTCCAATGTGAAGAGAATGCTCCGATTTCAGAAGGAACACCGAGTGATCTTCCCTGAGTCTTTGACACATGAATGCAAAGATCTTATTTTCCGTATGCTGCAGCCTGATGTGTCCCACCGGCTACGAATCGAAGATGTTTTGAACCATGCGTGGGTGCAGGGGAAGCGCCAGAAGCCGTTCACCATGCTTGAATAA